From Lujinxingia litoralis, one genomic window encodes:
- a CDS encoding amidohydrolase, producing the protein MLILHPRIYLDPTGTFTDALLIEGEHVVARGDEARARAATSAPIVQPQAACLMPALGDAHIHLWGAGLRAHTIDLRGLSARAIVERLRQAPLRPDGWVVGTNWDENNFEDDHPLSLTLLDQLFPNRPVCLHRVDAHALWVNSEALRQAGLNERGHDFSGGLAERDAEGRLTGVLVDHAMNPVLRALPAADAHEDRLLFHRTAHTLLDHGVSFCSMAFTSLERLELVDALIAEGDLPSRVDFWMDATSPLLEHLLARGPRAADARGHRVGTLKFFADGALGSAGAWMLQPYRTGGQGLQTQAPGYLSQRIPELMAAGWQVAVHAIGDAAARSVLDAFERVPAPLRQRLRPRLEHAQLLATEDRSRFAELDVIASIQPIHLRSDVPWAPRRLFDHQLERLFAWRDLFPAFLAAGSDYPIDDPNPWHGIATALTRQGYDARPFRPEHALSRQEALAAYTYGAAYASHREHQLGALRPGYLADIIGLSVDPFEASAPEIWDTELTWSHLPGRPART; encoded by the coding sequence ATGTTGATCCTCCATCCCCGCATCTACCTCGATCCGACCGGCACCTTCACCGACGCGCTGCTCATCGAAGGTGAGCACGTGGTGGCCAGGGGCGATGAGGCCCGCGCGCGGGCCGCGACCTCCGCCCCGATCGTGCAGCCACAGGCGGCCTGCCTGATGCCGGCCCTGGGCGACGCGCATATTCACCTGTGGGGCGCCGGGCTGCGGGCGCACACCATCGACCTGCGCGGGCTCAGTGCCCGGGCGATCGTGGAGCGTCTGCGCCAGGCTCCCCTGCGCCCGGATGGCTGGGTCGTGGGCACCAACTGGGACGAGAACAACTTTGAGGATGACCACCCTCTGAGTCTGACCCTTCTGGACCAGCTCTTTCCCAACCGCCCGGTCTGCCTCCACCGCGTCGACGCTCACGCCCTCTGGGTCAACTCCGAAGCGCTGCGCCAGGCCGGGCTCAACGAGCGGGGGCACGACTTCAGCGGCGGGCTGGCCGAACGCGACGCCGAGGGCAGGCTCACCGGGGTGCTTGTCGACCACGCCATGAACCCGGTACTGCGCGCCTTACCGGCGGCCGACGCCCACGAAGATCGCCTGCTCTTTCATCGCACCGCCCACACGCTCCTCGATCATGGCGTGAGCTTTTGCTCCATGGCGTTCACCTCCCTGGAGCGCCTGGAGCTGGTCGACGCGCTCATCGCCGAAGGCGACCTCCCCTCGCGGGTCGACTTCTGGATGGACGCCACCTCTCCCCTGCTTGAGCACCTGCTTGCACGCGGCCCCCGGGCGGCCGACGCCCGGGGCCACCGCGTGGGCACCCTGAAGTTCTTTGCCGACGGCGCCCTGGGCTCGGCCGGCGCCTGGATGCTCCAGCCCTACCGCACCGGCGGCCAGGGCCTGCAGACCCAGGCGCCGGGCTACCTCAGCCAACGCATCCCTGAGTTGATGGCCGCCGGCTGGCAGGTGGCCGTCCACGCCATCGGCGATGCGGCGGCCCGCTCGGTGCTCGACGCCTTTGAACGGGTCCCGGCCCCGCTGCGCCAACGCCTGCGCCCCCGGCTGGAACACGCCCAGCTCCTGGCCACCGAAGATCGCTCCCGCTTTGCCGAGCTCGACGTCATCGCCAGCATTCAACCCATCCACCTGCGCAGCGACGTGCCCTGGGCTCCCCGACGCCTCTTTGACCACCAGCTGGAGCGCCTCTTCGCCTGGCGCGATCTCTTTCCGGCGTTCCTGGCCGCCGGCAGCGACTACCCGATCGACGATCCCAACCCCTGGCACGGCATCGCCACCGCGCTCACGCGCCAGGGCTACGACGCGCGCCCCTTTCGCCCCGAGCACGCGTTAAGCCGGCAAGAGGCCCTCGCCGCCTACACCTACGGAGCGGCCTACGCCTCGCATCGCGAGCACCAGCTCGGCGCACTTCGCCCGGGCTACCTCGCCGATATCATCGGCCTCTCCGTCGATCCCTTTGAGGCCTCGGCCCCGGAGATCTGGGACACCGAGCTGACCTGGTCACACCTGCCGGGACGCCCCGCCCGGACATAG
- a CDS encoding amidohydrolase family protein, protein MIIDAHVHLIGLRPENGCYLSPRLSGGWAYQWLTRALGMAGVGRDELDGAYANQLTAWVDESTLDAACLLAFDAVYDEAGAYDHERTQVYISNDYLFDVCARSEKLLPIASVNPQRRDAIDELERVVEQGAVAIKLLPNSQDIDLARPTYRGFWERMAKLDVPLLTHTSFEHTIPPINQAWGRPAKLILPLDCGVRVIAAHCAGSGVVHPFREDFDDWRVMLERFPNLYGDISAMASISRFPYLQRVLDDELARRRVILGSDHPVPANPWVFARRLGWQRARQIHQIANPLQRNLELFAAMGVDEAMLRRGAQVLRLPREFATRPKTAGSGAGR, encoded by the coding sequence ATGATCATTGATGCGCACGTTCACCTGATCGGGCTGCGACCCGAAAACGGCTGCTACCTCAGCCCGCGACTCTCCGGAGGCTGGGCTTATCAATGGCTCACACGAGCGCTGGGCATGGCCGGCGTGGGGCGCGATGAACTCGATGGTGCCTACGCCAACCAGCTCACCGCCTGGGTGGATGAGAGCACGCTGGATGCGGCCTGTCTGCTGGCCTTTGATGCGGTCTATGATGAGGCCGGGGCCTACGATCATGAGCGCACCCAGGTGTACATCTCCAACGACTACCTCTTTGACGTCTGTGCGCGCTCGGAGAAACTTTTACCCATTGCCTCGGTGAATCCGCAGCGTCGCGATGCCATCGACGAGCTGGAGCGCGTGGTGGAGCAGGGCGCGGTGGCGATCAAGCTCCTGCCCAACTCTCAGGACATTGATCTGGCTCGCCCCACCTATCGGGGGTTCTGGGAGCGCATGGCGAAGCTCGACGTGCCGCTCCTGACCCATACCTCCTTTGAGCACACGATCCCGCCGATCAACCAGGCCTGGGGGCGGCCGGCGAAGTTGATTCTCCCGTTGGACTGTGGCGTGAGGGTCATCGCCGCGCATTGCGCGGGCAGCGGTGTGGTGCATCCCTTTCGCGAGGATTTTGATGACTGGCGGGTAATGCTGGAGCGTTTCCCCAACCTCTATGGCGACATCTCGGCGATGGCCTCGATCTCGCGTTTCCCCTATTTGCAGCGAGTCTTGGACGACGAGCTCGCCCGCCGTCGCGTGATCCTCGGCAGTGATCATCCGGTGCCGGCCAACCCCTGGGTGTTTGCTCGCCGGCTGGGCTGGCAGCGGGCTCGGCAGATTCACCAGATTGCTAATCCCCTGCAACGCAACCTGGAGCTTTTTGCCGCGATGGGGGTCGATGAGGCGATGCTGCGCCGGGGCGCACAGGTGCTGCGCCTGCCCCGGGAGTTTGCGACGCGTCCAAAGACCGCCGGCAGCGGAGCCGGGCGATGA
- a CDS encoding hydroxymethylpyrimidine/phosphomethylpyrimidine kinase, which produces MREPDPRETPLVLTIAGTDPSGAAGIQVDLQVMRDFGCHGISAITALVCQNTAGVRGFEAVSLPTLQGQLAAIFDDFDLQAIKIGMVPSGASFEVIAAFLEDTGGSIDVVLDPVLASGDGRASLHAEGWFEGLERVRPYVSLLTPNAEEARAILGGSPLEEGPALARALVAQGWSRVLVKGGHLPARADGGVVDVLADATGERSFEPLPRCEADVRGTGCQLASAIACARTRHADWAQAIDQARRYLNELLHRQARVIGRGRPVVVRAKPPEG; this is translated from the coding sequence ATGAGGGAGCCTGATCCACGTGAGACACCGCTGGTGCTGACCATTGCCGGAACCGATCCCAGCGGGGCGGCCGGCATTCAGGTCGATCTGCAGGTAATGCGTGACTTTGGGTGTCATGGGATCAGCGCGATCACGGCTCTGGTATGCCAGAACACCGCCGGGGTGCGCGGGTTTGAAGCCGTGAGTCTGCCCACGTTGCAGGGGCAGTTGGCGGCGATTTTCGATGATTTTGATCTTCAGGCGATCAAAATTGGCATGGTTCCCTCCGGAGCCAGCTTCGAGGTCATTGCCGCGTTTCTGGAAGACACCGGGGGAAGCATCGACGTGGTGCTCGACCCGGTGTTGGCCAGCGGCGACGGCCGCGCTTCGCTGCACGCCGAGGGGTGGTTTGAGGGGCTGGAGCGGGTGCGGCCCTACGTCTCCCTGCTCACTCCCAATGCCGAGGAGGCCCGGGCCATTCTGGGAGGCTCCCCGCTGGAGGAGGGCCCGGCGCTGGCCCGGGCGCTGGTCGCTCAGGGTTGGTCGCGGGTCCTGGTCAAGGGCGGTCATTTGCCGGCGCGGGCCGACGGCGGGGTGGTCGATGTGCTTGCCGACGCCACTGGCGAGCGCAGTTTTGAGCCGCTTCCCCGCTGCGAGGCCGATGTGCGTGGCACCGGGTGCCAGCTGGCCTCGGCGATCGCCTGCGCCCGCACCCGCCACGCCGACTGGGCGCAGGCCATCGACCAGGCCCGGCGCTATCTCAACGAGCTGCTCCATCGTCAGGCCCGCGTCATCGGTCGCGGTCGTCCGGTGGTGGTGCGGGCGAAGCCGCCTGAGGGGTAA